From the Halococcus hamelinensis 100A6 genome, one window contains:
- a CDS encoding amidohydrolase, whose translation MAADLVLTNAEIHTLTDPDDVHEALAVRDGRVVRLGSAYEVAFLEGVETRTIDLEGRVLLPGFVDAHTHLTEVGTRLVHADLSGAGSAAEAVSRLADRADETDAGWVQGYGYDESGWSDARYLDRDDLDGVSTDRPVVAFREDMHTAGINGVALDRLGDRLPVDDVLEANGVPTGVVVEDALGPVREAIAPDVDETRDRLRAAIDHANACGVTGIHDLVRHSHAPRVYRDLRREGDLSLRVRINYWSDHLDALREVGLGTDDGDEFVRTGAIKSFTDGSFGGRTAKLSEPYADGEGSGKWVVSPSELHDLVERADADGYQFTAHAIGDAAIDAVLDAYEATEAGAARHRIEHVELPSESAIERLAETGVVASVQPNFLKWAGEDGLYESRLGTDRRRRSNPFRDLLDAGVHLAFGSDSMPLDPLFGVQQAVNAPVEGQRLTVTEALRAYTHGAAYAGFDEDRLGTVEPGKAADFTVLDSSPWDEREAIADIDVAMTVVDGAVVHDAR comes from the coding sequence ATGGCCGCCGACTTGGTCCTCACGAACGCCGAGATCCACACCCTCACCGACCCCGACGACGTCCACGAGGCGCTCGCGGTTCGCGACGGCCGGGTCGTCCGGCTGGGGTCGGCCTACGAGGTTGCGTTTCTCGAAGGGGTCGAGACGCGAACCATCGACCTCGAGGGCCGCGTGCTCCTGCCGGGGTTCGTCGACGCCCACACCCACCTGACCGAGGTCGGAACGCGGCTGGTCCACGCCGACCTCTCGGGAGCGGGGTCGGCGGCCGAGGCCGTCTCGCGCCTCGCCGACCGCGCCGACGAAACCGACGCCGGCTGGGTCCAGGGCTACGGCTACGACGAGTCCGGGTGGTCCGACGCGCGCTATCTCGACCGGGACGACCTCGACGGCGTGAGCACCGACCGCCCAGTAGTAGCGTTCCGCGAGGACATGCACACCGCGGGGATCAACGGCGTCGCGCTCGACCGTCTCGGCGACCGACTCCCCGTCGACGACGTGCTGGAGGCGAACGGCGTTCCCACGGGCGTGGTGGTCGAGGACGCGCTCGGACCGGTTCGTGAGGCTATCGCGCCGGACGTGGACGAGACGCGCGACCGCCTCCGGGCGGCCATCGACCACGCCAACGCGTGCGGCGTCACCGGGATCCACGACCTGGTGCGTCACTCGCACGCGCCCCGCGTCTACCGCGACCTCCGTCGGGAGGGCGACCTCTCGCTCCGCGTTCGCATCAACTACTGGTCCGACCACCTCGACGCGCTCCGCGAGGTCGGCCTCGGGACCGACGACGGCGACGAGTTCGTCCGGACGGGTGCGATCAAGAGCTTCACCGACGGGAGCTTCGGCGGCCGCACGGCGAAGCTCTCCGAACCCTACGCCGACGGCGAGGGGAGCGGGAAGTGGGTCGTGTCGCCCTCGGAACTCCACGACCTCGTCGAGCGCGCCGACGCGGACGGCTATCAGTTCACGGCCCACGCCATCGGCGACGCCGCCATCGACGCGGTGCTCGACGCCTACGAGGCGACCGAGGCCGGAGCCGCGCGCCACCGGATCGAACACGTCGAACTCCCGTCCGAGTCGGCCATCGAACGCCTCGCCGAGACGGGCGTGGTGGCCTCCGTCCAGCCGAACTTCCTGAAGTGGGCCGGGGAGGACGGACTCTACGAGTCGCGGCTGGGGACCGACCGCCGTCGGCGCTCGAACCCGTTCCGGGACCTGCTCGATGCGGGGGTTCACCTCGCCTTCGGCAGTGACTCGATGCCGCTCGACCCGCTGTTCGGGGTCCAGCAGGCGGTGAACGCCCCGGTCGAGGGACAGCGCCTCACCGTCACCGAAGCCCTGCGGGCGTACACCCACGGTGCGGCCTACGCGGGCTTCGACGAGGACCGACTCGGCACCGTCGAACCCGGCAAAGCGGCCGACTTCACGGTCCTCGATTCGTCCCCGTGGGACGAACGGGAGGCGATCGCCGACATCGACGTCGCGATGACGGTCGTCGACGGGGCGGTCGTCCACGACGCGCGCTGA
- the gpmI gene encoding 2,3-bisphosphoglycerate-independent phosphoglycerate mutase, whose amino-acid sequence MQAALVILDGWGLADHDRLDAVRAAETPTMDRLAEQGASGTLDTSGRAVGLPEGQMGNSEVGHLTIGAGRVIDQSYTRITRAVESGSLDGNEAVRTAFDHALDDDGRVHFVGLVSDGGVHSDQAHLQALVGAAAEAGVEAVTHAFTDGRDTAPESATQFLANLDAAVEEYGTGDVATVSGRYYAMDRDENWERTRRAYDAIVEREADHTAESAVAAVEDAYERGETDEFVAPTLVEGGPALEDGDSVVFFNFRADRARQLVRMLTDTRPEWAFETSPPEVELVTMTEYDETFEFPVAFAPHEPEDTLGETLAAHGLSQLRIAESEKYPHVTYFLNGGREGAFDGEIRRIIDSPDVPTYDLRPEMSAEGVTDTAIKVIETDDPDLMVCNYANADMVGHTGDFDAAVAAVEAVDDQLERLVGACQEAGGHVLITADHGNADDMGTPDDPDTTHTTNPVPMVYLAPDGTDGGRGMRAGGELSDLAPTLLERCGIDVPDVMTGDSLLD is encoded by the coding sequence ATGCAGGCGGCGCTCGTGATCCTCGACGGCTGGGGGCTCGCCGACCACGACCGGCTCGACGCGGTCCGGGCGGCCGAGACGCCCACGATGGACCGGCTGGCCGAACAGGGTGCGAGCGGCACCCTCGACACTTCGGGGCGGGCGGTCGGCCTCCCCGAGGGCCAGATGGGCAACAGCGAGGTCGGCCACCTCACGATCGGCGCGGGCCGGGTGATCGACCAGAGCTACACCCGGATCACGCGGGCGGTCGAATCGGGCTCGCTCGACGGAAACGAGGCGGTCCGAACCGCGTTCGACCATGCGCTCGACGACGACGGTCGGGTCCACTTCGTGGGGCTGGTGAGCGACGGCGGGGTCCACTCCGACCAGGCTCACCTCCAGGCGCTCGTCGGGGCCGCCGCAGAAGCGGGCGTCGAGGCGGTGACCCACGCGTTCACCGACGGCCGGGACACCGCCCCGGAGAGCGCCACCCAGTTCCTCGCGAACCTCGACGCCGCCGTCGAAGAATACGGCACCGGCGACGTGGCGACGGTCTCCGGGCGGTACTACGCGATGGACAGAGACGAGAACTGGGAGCGGACGAGACGCGCCTACGACGCGATCGTCGAGCGGGAGGCCGACCACACGGCAGAGTCGGCGGTGGCCGCGGTCGAGGACGCCTACGAGCGCGGCGAGACCGACGAGTTCGTCGCGCCGACGCTGGTCGAGGGCGGGCCGGCGCTCGAAGACGGCGACAGCGTCGTCTTCTTCAACTTCAGGGCGGACCGGGCGCGCCAGCTCGTCCGGATGCTCACGGACACCCGTCCGGAATGGGCGTTCGAGACCTCGCCTCCGGAAGTCGAACTCGTCACGATGACCGAGTACGACGAGACGTTCGAGTTCCCCGTCGCGTTCGCGCCACACGAACCCGAGGACACTCTCGGTGAGACGCTCGCCGCCCACGGGCTGAGTCAGCTCCGGATCGCCGAATCCGAGAAGTACCCCCACGTGACCTACTTCCTCAACGGCGGGCGGGAGGGGGCGTTCGACGGAGAGATCAGGCGAATCATCGACAGCCCCGACGTGCCGACCTACGACCTGCGACCCGAGATGAGCGCCGAGGGGGTGACGGACACCGCCATCAAGGTGATCGAGACCGACGACCCCGATCTGATGGTGTGCAACTACGCCAACGCCGACATGGTGGGTCACACCGGCGACTTCGACGCCGCCGTGGCGGCGGTCGAAGCCGTCGACGACCAACTCGAACGCCTGGTCGGGGCCTGCCAGGAGGCGGGCGGGCACGTCCTGATAACTGCGGACCACGGCAACGCCGACGACATGGGCACCCCCGACGACCCCGACACGACCCACACCACCAACCCGGTTCCGATGGTGTATCTCGCACCCGACGGCACCGACGGTGGGAGGGGAATGAGGGCGGGCGGCGAACTCTCGGACCTCGCGCCCACGCTGCTCGAACGCTGCGGGATCGACGTCCCCGACGTGATGACCGGCGACTCGCTGCTCGATTGA
- a CDS encoding DUF7113 family protein has protein sequence MLLVRGHAGGTALTGTLYERGEDAPSFSGAPDESAPYVWVCDSFYEVESGGQPQQIDDETVNVAFESPVAHGFETRDRAVEGAKEHLRTQFARVGVAESDVEIEVQKADSAAR, from the coding sequence ATGCTCCTGGTTCGCGGCCACGCCGGCGGGACGGCACTGACCGGCACGCTCTACGAGCGCGGCGAGGACGCGCCGTCGTTCAGCGGCGCGCCCGACGAGAGCGCGCCCTACGTCTGGGTCTGCGATTCGTTCTACGAGGTCGAGTCCGGCGGGCAGCCCCAGCAGATCGACGACGAAACCGTTAACGTCGCCTTCGAGTCCCCGGTGGCCCACGGCTTCGAGACGCGCGACCGGGCGGTCGAAGGGGCGAAAGAACACCTCAGAACCCAGTTCGCGCGGGTCGGTGTGGCGGAGTCGGACGTCGAGATCGAAGTCCAGAAGGCGGATTCGGCGGCGCGATAA
- a CDS encoding universal stress protein: MVKRVLVPIDGSEQAWDALDHAMAEYPNADVTLLYVINPVGAGSGAQVGDVSYGEEWYEASKARADGLFEAAHERLPDGTFATETTVDRPASGIVSFAEDEAFDAIVMGSHGRDGVSRILLGSVAETVVRRSPVPVTVVR, translated from the coding sequence ATGGTCAAACGGGTACTGGTTCCGATCGACGGCTCCGAGCAGGCCTGGGACGCGCTCGACCACGCGATGGCCGAGTACCCGAACGCCGACGTCACGCTGTTGTACGTCATCAACCCGGTCGGGGCCGGCTCGGGCGCGCAGGTCGGCGACGTGAGCTACGGCGAGGAGTGGTACGAGGCCTCGAAGGCCCGCGCCGACGGGCTGTTCGAGGCCGCGCACGAGCGCCTCCCGGACGGGACGTTCGCCACCGAGACCACCGTCGACCGCCCCGCCAGCGGGATCGTCTCCTTCGCCGAGGACGAGGCCTTCGACGCCATCGTGATGGGGAGCCACGGCCGCGACGGCGTCTCGCGGATCCTCCTCGGAAGCGTCGCCGAGACCGTCGTCCGGCGCTCGCCCGTCCCCGTGACGGTAGTCCGGTAA
- a CDS encoding glutathione S-transferase N-terminal domain-containing protein, which yields MSNLELYELEGCPYCAKVKDKLAELDLEYESHMVPSSHDERTEVEEVSGQTGVPVLVDPDNDVEGMAESDDIVEYLERNYAEAAA from the coding sequence ATGTCCAACCTCGAACTCTACGAACTCGAAGGCTGCCCGTACTGTGCGAAAGTCAAGGACAAGCTCGCAGAGCTCGACCTGGAGTACGAATCGCACATGGTGCCGAGTTCGCACGACGAGCGGACCGAAGTCGAAGAAGTCAGCGGCCAGACCGGCGTGCCGGTGCTCGTCGACCCCGACAACGACGTCGAGGGGATGGCGGAGTCCGACGACATCGTCGAGTACCTCGAACGGAACTACGCCGAAGCCGCTGCGTAA
- a CDS encoding aryl-sulfate sulfotransferase, with product MPDSLPARRWLLRGLLGAALCALALAAATSAMTYDPTGLGPGNVTQPANGNTVVSVQGFHFRGIGNGKKPARLVSAGPNATTQWVHDGGADSRWYYDVDPLSDGNLLVTSTEPGETVVYEYDPRSDERVWTERFDAKDTHDVDLIGDDELLVANMRATNGSGVPNDRVFVYNRSQDRVVWEWTVRNHFPRATDGGYSADWTHVNDVDEVREGEYLVSLRNFDQAVVVDRSTKRIELRLGRDGAHATLDEQHNPDYLESENGTPTILVADSENDRVVEYEQTGGPAGEGTWTRTWTLTGFDWPRDADRLPNGNTLVTDTLNQRVVEVTPRGEVVWEYFAPWAPYDAERRSAANATGAGNASIGGSNGPTIADLGVAGRYAASGGTNASDANPSFPKWVSRTARGTPVETEVGSLARGYGHVTPFVRPVWLSSWGFAAALGGMVLGLCWFVGEVVYRRGRIRRELARRLP from the coding sequence ATGCCTGATTCGCTCCCCGCCCGGCGCTGGCTTCTCAGGGGGCTCCTCGGCGCGGCGCTGTGCGCGCTCGCGCTCGCGGCGGCCACCTCGGCGATGACCTACGACCCCACCGGTCTCGGCCCCGGAAACGTCACCCAGCCCGCGAACGGGAACACCGTCGTGAGCGTCCAGGGCTTTCACTTCCGTGGGATCGGCAACGGCAAGAAGCCCGCGCGGCTGGTGAGCGCGGGCCCGAACGCCACCACGCAGTGGGTTCACGACGGCGGCGCGGATTCGCGGTGGTACTACGACGTCGACCCCCTCTCGGACGGCAATCTGCTGGTGACCTCGACGGAGCCCGGCGAGACGGTGGTCTACGAGTACGACCCCCGGTCGGACGAACGGGTCTGGACCGAGCGCTTCGACGCCAAGGACACCCACGACGTCGACCTGATCGGCGACGACGAGCTCCTCGTGGCGAACATGCGCGCGACCAACGGTTCGGGTGTGCCGAACGACCGGGTCTTCGTCTACAACCGGAGCCAGGACCGGGTCGTCTGGGAGTGGACCGTTCGAAACCACTTCCCGAGGGCGACCGACGGGGGCTACTCGGCGGACTGGACCCACGTCAACGACGTCGACGAGGTCCGTGAGGGGGAGTACCTGGTCTCGCTCCGGAACTTCGACCAGGCGGTCGTGGTCGACCGCTCGACGAAGCGGATCGAACTGCGTCTCGGTCGCGACGGCGCGCACGCCACGCTCGACGAACAGCACAACCCGGACTACCTCGAAAGCGAGAACGGCACCCCCACGATCCTCGTGGCCGACTCCGAGAACGACCGGGTGGTGGAGTACGAGCAGACCGGCGGGCCGGCGGGTGAGGGGACGTGGACGCGAACCTGGACACTCACGGGCTTCGACTGGCCGCGCGACGCCGACCGCCTGCCGAACGGGAACACCCTCGTCACGGACACCCTGAACCAGCGGGTGGTCGAGGTCACGCCGCGGGGCGAGGTCGTCTGGGAGTACTTCGCGCCGTGGGCCCCCTACGACGCTGAGCGGCGTTCCGCCGCGAACGCGACCGGGGCGGGGAACGCCTCGATCGGGGGGTCGAACGGACCGACCATCGCGGATCTCGGGGTCGCGGGACGCTACGCCGCCTCGGGCGGGACGAACGCCTCGGACGCGAACCCGTCGTTCCCGAAGTGGGTTTCGAGGACGGCGAGGGGGACCCCGGTCGAGACCGAGGTCGGTTCGCTGGCCCGGGGCTACGGCCACGTCACGCCGTTCGTCCGGCCCGTGTGGCTGTCGAGCTGGGGATTCGCGGCGGCGCTCGGCGGAATGGTGCTCGGGCTTTGCTGGTTCGTCGGTGAGGTCGTCTACCGGCGAGGGCGGATCCGGCGCGAACTCGCACGACGGCTCCCCTGA
- a CDS encoding NCS2 family permease: MGARDTVAAYFGFDEHDTDLRTELLAGLTTFLTMSYIVVVNPSILGAAISVPGRTDAQTIQMIAVVTLVSAAVATLVMGLYANRPFGQAPGLGLNAFFAFTVVLGLGVPWQTALAAVVVEGVLFLVLTAVGAREFVINLIPEPVKFAVGTGIGLFLAIIGLEAMRVVAGDASTFVQFNPVFASDPVAVLAVLGLFFTLVLYVRGTKGAIIIGIITTALAGYVASLLGFSAFPADQAPEGTTLLSASLVSSSGLQYSAAGYDITPLVGAFVQGFQNVDALSFALIVFTFFFVDFFDTAGTLTGVGQVAGFLDDDGNLPDIDKPLMADAVGTTIGGILGTSTVTTYVESSTGVEEGGRTGLVAVVVGVLFLVSLLFVPLASAIPQYASHIALVMVAVLMLQNVAEVDWNDLTHAVPAGLTILVMPFTYSIAYGIAAGIISYPIVKTARGQVRDVSAGQWVLALAFVCYFFVRTSGILAGQL; encoded by the coding sequence ATGGGTGCCAGGGACACCGTTGCAGCGTACTTCGGCTTCGACGAACACGACACTGACCTCCGGACCGAGCTCCTCGCGGGGCTGACGACCTTCCTCACGATGTCCTACATCGTGGTGGTCAACCCCTCGATCCTCGGGGCAGCGATCTCGGTTCCGGGCCGGACCGACGCACAGACCATCCAGATGATCGCGGTGGTGACGCTCGTCTCCGCCGCGGTCGCCACGCTGGTGATGGGCCTCTACGCGAATCGCCCGTTCGGCCAGGCCCCCGGTCTCGGCCTCAACGCCTTCTTCGCGTTCACCGTGGTGCTCGGCCTCGGCGTGCCGTGGCAGACCGCGCTCGCCGCCGTCGTGGTCGAGGGGGTGCTCTTCCTCGTCCTGACCGCCGTCGGCGCACGCGAGTTCGTCATCAACCTCATCCCCGAACCCGTGAAGTTCGCGGTCGGGACGGGTATCGGTCTCTTCCTCGCGATCATCGGGCTGGAGGCGATGCGGGTCGTCGCGGGCGACGCCTCGACGTTCGTCCAGTTCAACCCCGTCTTCGCCTCCGACCCGGTGGCGGTGCTCGCGGTGCTCGGGCTCTTCTTCACCCTCGTGCTCTACGTCCGCGGGACCAAGGGCGCGATCATCATCGGCATCATCACGACCGCGCTCGCGGGCTACGTCGCCTCGCTGCTCGGCTTCAGCGCGTTCCCGGCCGACCAGGCCCCCGAGGGAACGACCCTGCTCTCGGCCTCGCTGGTTTCGAGTTCCGGGCTCCAGTACAGCGCCGCTGGGTACGACATCACACCACTCGTCGGCGCGTTCGTCCAGGGCTTCCAGAACGTCGACGCGCTCTCGTTCGCGCTGATCGTCTTCACCTTCTTCTTCGTGGACTTCTTCGACACCGCGGGAACCCTCACCGGCGTCGGCCAGGTCGCGGGCTTCCTCGACGACGACGGCAACCTCCCCGACATCGACAAACCGCTGATGGCCGACGCGGTCGGCACCACCATCGGTGGGATCCTGGGGACGTCGACGGTGACGACCTACGTCGAGAGCTCGACGGGGGTCGAGGAGGGCGGCCGGACGGGGCTGGTCGCGGTCGTCGTCGGCGTCCTGTTCCTCGTCTCGTTGCTGTTCGTCCCGCTGGCGTCGGCGATCCCCCAGTACGCCTCCCACATCGCGCTGGTGATGGTCGCCGTCCTGATGCTCCAGAACGTCGCCGAGGTCGACTGGAACGACCTGACCCACGCCGTTCCCGCCGGCCTCACGATCCTCGTGATGCCGTTCACCTACTCGATCGCCTACGGCATCGCCGCCGGTATCATCTCCTATCCCATCGTGAAGACCGCCCGCGGCCAGGTGCGTGACGTCTCGGCCGGCCAGTGGGTGCTCGCGCTCGCGTTCGTGTGCTACTTCTTCGTCCGCACGAGCGGGATCCTCGCGGGACAGCTCTGA
- the pyrE gene encoding orotate phosphoribosyltransferase translates to MADTDLIEALRSADAVQYGEFELSHGGTSEYYVDKYRFETDPDCLSRIARSFAAKLDDGKLAGVALGAVPLVAVTSVETGSPYVVVRKSKKEYGTGNQIEGELAEGERVTVLEDIATTGQSALDAVEALREAGAVVDRVLVVVDREEGARERLAEHDVDLDALVTAEDLLADA, encoded by the coding sequence ATGGCCGACACCGACCTCATCGAGGCGCTCCGGAGCGCCGACGCCGTGCAGTACGGCGAGTTCGAACTCTCCCACGGCGGCACCAGCGAGTACTACGTCGACAAGTACCGCTTCGAGACCGATCCGGACTGCCTCTCGCGGATCGCCCGGTCCTTCGCGGCGAAACTCGACGACGGGAAACTCGCCGGGGTCGCGCTGGGTGCGGTCCCGCTCGTGGCCGTCACGAGCGTCGAGACTGGGTCGCCCTACGTCGTCGTCAGGAAGTCCAAAAAGGAGTACGGCACCGGGAACCAGATCGAGGGCGAACTCGCCGAGGGCGAGCGCGTGACCGTGCTGGAGGACATCGCGACCACGGGTCAGAGCGCGCTCGATGCCGTCGAGGCGCTCCGGGAGGCGGGCGCGGTCGTCGACCGTGTGCTGGTCGTGGTCGACCGCGAGGAGGGCGCGCGCGAGCGCCTCGCCGAGCACGACGTCGACCTCGACGCGCTCGTCACGGCCGAGGATCTCCTCGCGGACGCGTAG
- a CDS encoding AAA family ATPase — MQVIGVVGLPGSGKSEAATVARERGVPVVTMGDVIRQACRERGLDPADHHGAVAKALREEGGPGAIAERSLPTIEAALDDASTVVVEGIRSDTEVERFEAAFGESFTLVAIEAPFDTRVDRVSARGRDTPAEEGGESLDARDERERGFGMDAAIERADVVVENTGSLAAFHEEIRGLLTEEP, encoded by the coding sequence ATGCAGGTCATCGGCGTCGTCGGCCTTCCGGGCAGCGGCAAGAGCGAGGCCGCGACCGTCGCACGCGAACGGGGGGTTCCGGTGGTAACGATGGGCGACGTCATCAGGCAGGCGTGTCGCGAGCGCGGGCTCGACCCCGCCGACCACCACGGCGCGGTCGCGAAGGCGCTCCGCGAGGAGGGCGGTCCGGGAGCCATCGCCGAGCGCTCGCTCCCGACCATCGAGGCCGCGCTCGACGACGCCTCGACCGTCGTCGTCGAGGGGATCCGCTCCGACACCGAGGTCGAACGCTTCGAGGCGGCCTTCGGGGAGTCGTTCACCCTCGTCGCCATCGAGGCTCCCTTCGACACGCGGGTCGACCGGGTCAGCGCCCGTGGACGCGACACACCCGCCGAGGAGGGCGGCGAGAGCCTCGACGCCCGTGACGAACGCGAGCGCGGGTTCGGGATGGACGCCGCCATCGAGCGCGCCGACGTCGTGGTCGAGAACACCGGCTCGCTGGCCGCCTTCCACGAGGAGATCCGTGGACTCCTGACGGAGGAGCCATGA
- a CDS encoding RNA-binding domain-containing protein, with protein MIYRVDVEVTAPVHDTEVTDRVADAVETLVPGAEMERAPGEIRAEAHSLDRFSELLHEQEILDSARNEFAAGTRGDVIEFELKKQPAFVGVVNFAVGDPDELGGIRFEVHVHEPSVAAYIDHVAPPTEEGRPVERES; from the coding sequence ATGATCTACCGGGTCGACGTCGAGGTCACCGCGCCGGTCCACGACACCGAGGTCACCGACCGGGTCGCCGACGCGGTCGAGACCCTCGTCCCGGGGGCCGAGATGGAACGCGCACCGGGCGAGATCCGCGCCGAGGCCCACAGCCTGGATCGGTTCTCCGAACTCCTCCACGAGCAGGAGATCCTCGACAGCGCCCGCAACGAGTTCGCCGCCGGCACCCGGGGGGACGTCATCGAGTTCGAGTTGAAGAAACAGCCCGCCTTCGTCGGTGTCGTCAACTTCGCGGTGGGCGATCCCGACGAACTCGGCGGGATCCGCTTCGAGGTACACGTCCACGAGCCCTCGGTCGCCGCGTACATCGACCACGTCGCGCCGCCGACCGAGGAGGGAAGGCCGGTCGAGCGGGAGAGCTGA
- a CDS encoding HAD family hydrolase, protein MSTAVFFDLDGTLLEFTKPYREVIEATLNACLDRSTAALVETYNENFYEAFTAIEPEPYRHGMRAVRAEAESDVAPEALVSELYEREVAMTTVSDGARKLTESLAERHHLGVITNGLTEWQRAKLAHHDLLERFGTVVTSYEAGAHKPDSAPFELARERVDADTYVMVGDDYEADIEGGRQAGFVPVHLDRGVSGGTQVRDLGALSNLLDSLA, encoded by the coding sequence ATGTCCACGGCCGTCTTTTTCGACCTCGATGGAACGCTCCTCGAATTCACGAAGCCTTACCGCGAGGTCATCGAAGCGACCTTGAACGCGTGTCTCGACCGCTCGACGGCAGCGCTGGTCGAGACGTACAACGAGAACTTCTACGAGGCATTTACCGCGATCGAACCGGAGCCGTATCGGCACGGAATGCGGGCGGTTCGGGCAGAAGCAGAGAGCGACGTGGCCCCTGAGGCGCTCGTCTCCGAGTTGTACGAACGGGAGGTGGCGATGACGACCGTGAGCGATGGCGCTCGGAAGCTGACCGAGTCGCTCGCGGAGCGCCATCACCTGGGGGTCATCACGAACGGCCTGACGGAGTGGCAACGAGCGAAGCTCGCTCATCACGACCTGCTCGAACGTTTCGGGACGGTGGTCACGTCCTACGAGGCCGGCGCGCACAAACCCGACTCGGCACCGTTCGAGCTGGCGAGAGAGCGCGTCGACGCCGACACCTACGTGATGGTCGGCGACGACTACGAGGCGGATATCGAAGGTGGAAGGCAGGCCGGGTTCGTTCCCGTTCATCTCGATCGTGGGGTGTCGGGCGGAACGCAGGTCCGCGACCTCGGGGCGCTTTCGAACCTGCTCGATTCGCTGGCCTAG
- a CDS encoding molybdopterin-dependent oxidoreductase, which produces MTRSRFELPPRLVDWSILVTVGFVAATGLLTLISGRPSDAVVFALHGVGGLALVLLLFWKLRRVRPRVTVRRAWDRHTPVSILLALLAVGALATGAVWSFGVTPRLGPWPLLFVHMVLGALVVPVLLVHLRSRFRLPSTHDFEGRRTALSSLAVVGFGALTWRLQRTANRLLDTGGEDHRFTGSTEDGSDAGNAFPVTSWVADDPDPIEADAWTLRIGGETRRELELTDSDLDPENGHRATLDCTSGWYSTHDWRGVRVGDLLDAVEPGTEAEWVSFRSVTGYRWSLPVEEAREALLATHVDGERLDHGHGYPLRLVAPGRRGFQWVKWVEAVDVTRRRDLGEWLAIFVSGFDR; this is translated from the coding sequence ATGACGCGTTCGCGGTTCGAACTCCCGCCACGGCTGGTCGACTGGTCGATCCTCGTCACCGTGGGGTTCGTCGCCGCGACCGGCCTCCTGACCCTTATCTCGGGTCGACCGAGCGATGCCGTCGTGTTCGCCCTCCACGGCGTAGGCGGGCTGGCGCTCGTCCTTCTCCTGTTCTGGAAGCTCCGCCGGGTTCGGCCACGGGTCACGGTGCGACGGGCGTGGGACCGCCACACGCCGGTCTCGATCCTCCTGGCCCTCCTCGCGGTGGGAGCGCTCGCCACCGGTGCGGTCTGGTCGTTCGGTGTGACCCCCCGCCTCGGCCCGTGGCCACTCCTGTTCGTCCACATGGTCCTCGGCGCGCTCGTAGTGCCCGTCCTGCTCGTCCACCTCCGAAGCCGCTTCCGGCTCCCGAGCACCCACGACTTCGAGGGGCGACGAACCGCGCTCTCGTCGCTCGCCGTGGTGGGCTTCGGCGCGCTGACGTGGCGGCTCCAGCGAACCGCGAACCGCCTCCTCGACACCGGCGGCGAGGACCACCGCTTCACCGGGTCGACGGAGGACGGCTCCGACGCCGGCAACGCCTTCCCGGTCACGAGCTGGGTCGCCGACGACCCGGATCCCATCGAGGCCGACGCCTGGACCCTCCGTATCGGGGGCGAGACCCGACGAGAGCTCGAACTCACCGATTCCGACCTCGACCCCGAGAACGGCCATCGGGCGACCCTGGACTGCACCAGCGGCTGGTACTCGACCCACGACTGGCGCGGGGTCCGGGTGGGGGACCTCCTCGACGCCGTCGAGCCGGGGACGGAGGCCGAGTGGGTTTCCTTCCGGTCGGTGACCGGCTATCGCTGGAGCCTCCCGGTCGAGGAGGCCCGCGAGGCGCTGCTCGCGACCCACGTCGACGGCGAGCGCCTCGACCACGGCCACGGTTACCCGCTCCGCCTCGTGGCCCCCGGTCGCCGCGGCTTCCAGTGGGTGAAGTGGGTCGAGGCGGTCGACGTGACTCGACGGCGGGACCTCGGCGAGTGGCTCGCGATATTCGTGAGCGGCTTCGACCGCTAG